Proteins encoded in a region of the Chloroherpetonaceae bacterium genome:
- a CDS encoding efflux RND transporter permease subunit has translation SAILKACKVRLRPVLMTALVASLGFLPMALSTSDGAEVQRPLATVVIGGLVTSTALTLFVLPTVYEWAERRRKPA, from the coding sequence AAGCGCGATTCTTAAAGCATGCAAAGTACGCCTGAGACCTGTTTTGATGACAGCACTCGTTGCGAGTTTGGGATTTTTGCCGATGGCACTATCGACGAGCGACGGTGCGGAAGTTCAGCGTCCGCTCGCAACCGTCGTCATTGGAGGACTGGTCACTTCAACGGCGCTGACGCTCTTCGTCTTGCCAACGGTTTATGAGTGGGCGGAGCGGCGACGCAAACCAGCTTAG